A single region of the Rhizobium sp. NLR16a genome encodes:
- a CDS encoding patatin-like phospholipase family protein, producing MQQAEIISPKLPAISDLPTVAVAFGGGGARGLSHIHVIETIDELGIRPVAIAGSSIGAIMGAGMAAGMSGAEIREHALATVGNKTAVVARIWGMRPTTVRDAVAKGIRIGQFNLERILKAFLPSELPARFEDLLVPMKVITTDYYGQNEVIIEEGELFPALAASSSIPAVFMPVRLRGRVMIDGGISNPVPYECLMDLADIVVGIDVVGAPEGDGTHIPNRMESIFGSGQLMMQTAISLKLKLCQPHIFLRPTVGRTGVMDFLKAREVLAMSVGVKDDLKFALDREIEARLKR from the coding sequence GTGCAGCAGGCAGAGATCATCAGTCCGAAACTGCCTGCGATCAGCGATTTGCCGACAGTCGCGGTTGCCTTCGGCGGCGGCGGCGCGCGCGGCCTGTCACATATCCATGTCATTGAAACCATTGACGAACTCGGGATCCGCCCGGTTGCAATTGCGGGTTCGTCGATCGGCGCCATCATGGGGGCCGGCATGGCCGCCGGCATGTCCGGCGCCGAAATTCGCGAACATGCGCTGGCAACCGTCGGCAACAAGACGGCCGTCGTTGCCCGCATCTGGGGGATGCGACCGACAACGGTGCGCGATGCGGTGGCCAAGGGCATCCGCATCGGCCAGTTCAATCTGGAACGGATACTGAAAGCCTTCCTGCCCTCCGAGCTGCCGGCCCGATTTGAAGATCTGCTGGTGCCGATGAAGGTCATCACGACAGATTATTACGGTCAGAACGAGGTGATCATCGAAGAGGGCGAGCTGTTTCCGGCACTCGCCGCCTCGTCTTCCATCCCCGCCGTTTTCATGCCGGTGCGCCTGCGCGGCCGCGTAATGATCGATGGTGGCATCAGCAATCCGGTCCCTTATGAATGCCTGATGGATCTTGCCGACATCGTCGTCGGCATCGACGTCGTCGGCGCCCCGGAAGGCGACGGCACCCATATCCCGAACCGCATGGAAAGCATCTTCGGTTCCGGCCAGTTGATGATGCAGACGGCGATCTCCCTGAAGCTGAAGCTTTGCCAGCCGCATATCTTCCTGCGCCCGACGGTCGGCCGCACCGGCGTCATGGATTTCCTCAAAGCCCGCGAAGTGCTTGCCATGTCCGTCGGCGTCAAGGACGACCTGAAATTCGCCCTCGACCGCGAGATCGAAGCGCGGCTAAAACGCTAA
- a CDS encoding VOC family protein: protein MIDSNSILLFVTDAPKSASFYARLLGQDPVEASPTFAMFILPSGLALGLWGKAGVEPAPAAAGGGCEVGFKVATADMVDRLHTEWQDKSAPILLPPTNLDFGRSFVAADPDGHRLRVYNVAED, encoded by the coding sequence ATGATCGACAGCAACAGCATTCTGCTTTTCGTAACCGACGCGCCGAAGAGCGCCAGCTTTTATGCGCGGCTGCTCGGGCAGGATCCCGTCGAAGCCAGCCCGACCTTCGCCATGTTCATTCTGCCTTCGGGGCTGGCACTCGGACTGTGGGGCAAGGCGGGCGTCGAGCCTGCTCCGGCTGCGGCGGGCGGCGGCTGCGAGGTCGGTTTCAAGGTTGCGACAGCAGACATGGTTGATAGGCTCCACACCGAATGGCAGGACAAGAGCGCGCCGATCCTTCTGCCGCCGACCAACCTCGATTTCGGCCGTAGCTTTGTCGCGGCCGATCCCGACGGGCATCGTCTGCGCGTCTACAACGTGGCGGAGGACTGA
- a CDS encoding monovalent cation:proton antiporter-2 (CPA2) family protein, translating to MSAPNDLFSETILLLGGAVVAAPIFKKLGLGTVLGYLAAGIVIGPVFHGITDGEQILAVAELGVVFLLFIIGLELKPSRLWQMRRDIFGLGTAQVVVTGLALTALAWFSEVLDWRGSIVAGFGLALSSTAFAMQILEGDGDVNTRYGQRSFSMLLFQDLAIVPLLALITVLDGSGKGSNTPLTDFAVAVGAVAAMIVMGRYLLTPLFQIIARTGAREAMIAAALFVVMGSASLMQLAGLSMAMGAFLSGVMLAESSYRHELEADIEPFRGVLLAIFFIAVGLSLQLGVLVDNALFVIVTVPIVMAVKAIIIYGLCRISGSPHNDAIRIAFLLPQGGEFGFVLFTTAGVVGLMSTSTASLLVAIVTLSMALTPIGAALSKRLLNGDEQEELDEDFEGAGADVLMVGFSRFGQIAAQILLAGGRSVTVIDFSADRIRQASSFGFRIYFGDGTRKDVLRSAGIDRAKIVLVCTQKKEITDKVVELVQADYPQTRLYVRSYDRIHSIELRNKGIDYELRETLESGLLFGRRTLEALGVSETDAYEIGEDIRKRDEARLALQVSEGLQAGRDMLFSHPVRPEPLVKPKRAADPFEDDPLAGITDATADA from the coding sequence ATGTCAGCGCCCAACGACCTTTTTTCCGAAACGATCCTGCTGCTCGGCGGCGCGGTGGTCGCCGCGCCGATCTTCAAGAAGCTCGGGCTCGGAACGGTGCTCGGTTACCTCGCCGCCGGCATCGTCATCGGCCCCGTCTTCCACGGCATCACCGATGGCGAACAGATCCTTGCCGTGGCCGAGCTCGGCGTCGTCTTCCTGCTCTTCATCATCGGCCTGGAGTTGAAGCCAAGCCGGCTCTGGCAGATGCGGCGCGATATCTTCGGTCTCGGCACGGCGCAGGTGGTGGTAACAGGGCTGGCGCTGACCGCGCTCGCCTGGTTTTCCGAAGTTCTGGATTGGCGCGGCAGCATCGTCGCCGGTTTCGGGCTGGCGCTGTCCTCGACGGCCTTCGCCATGCAGATCCTCGAGGGCGACGGCGACGTCAACACGCGATACGGGCAGCGTTCCTTCTCGATGCTGCTGTTCCAGGACCTGGCGATCGTGCCGCTCTTGGCGCTGATCACCGTTCTCGACGGCAGCGGCAAGGGCAGCAATACGCCGCTCACCGATTTTGCCGTGGCCGTCGGTGCGGTGGCGGCGATGATCGTCATGGGGCGCTACCTGCTGACGCCGCTCTTCCAGATCATCGCCCGCACCGGCGCGCGCGAGGCGATGATCGCGGCGGCGCTCTTTGTCGTCATGGGATCGGCAAGCCTGATGCAGCTTGCCGGGCTGTCGATGGCGATGGGGGCCTTCCTGTCCGGGGTGATGCTGGCCGAATCCTCCTACCGGCACGAACTCGAGGCCGATATCGAGCCTTTTCGCGGCGTACTGCTCGCCATTTTCTTCATCGCCGTCGGCCTGTCGCTGCAGCTCGGCGTTCTCGTCGACAACGCGCTCTTTGTTATCGTCACTGTGCCGATCGTCATGGCCGTCAAGGCGATCATTATCTACGGGCTCTGCCGGATTTCGGGATCGCCGCACAATGACGCAATCCGCATTGCTTTCCTGTTGCCGCAAGGCGGCGAATTCGGCTTCGTGCTCTTTACCACCGCGGGCGTCGTCGGATTGATGTCGACGAGCACCGCATCGCTGCTGGTGGCGATCGTCACGCTGTCCATGGCGCTGACGCCGATCGGCGCGGCGCTGTCGAAGCGGCTGCTCAACGGCGATGAACAGGAGGAGCTGGACGAGGATTTCGAAGGCGCCGGCGCCGACGTGCTGATGGTCGGCTTCTCGCGTTTCGGCCAGATCGCCGCCCAGATCCTGCTTGCCGGCGGGCGCAGCGTCACCGTCATCGATTTTTCCGCCGACCGTATCCGCCAGGCTTCCTCCTTCGGCTTTCGCATCTATTTCGGCGACGGCACCCGCAAGGACGTGCTGCGCTCGGCGGGCATCGACCGCGCGAAGATCGTGCTCGTCTGCACCCAGAAGAAGGAGATCACCGACAAGGTGGTGGAGCTGGTGCAGGCCGATTATCCGCAGACGCGCCTCTACGTACGCTCCTACGACCGCATCCATTCGATCGAACTGCGCAACAAGGGGATCGATTACGAGCTGCGCGAGACACTGGAATCGGGCCTGCTGTTCGGAAGGCGGACGCTGGAGGCGCTCGGCGTCTCCGAAACCGACGCTTATGAAATCGGCGAGGACATCCGCAAGCGCGACGAGGCGCGGCTCGCCCTGCAGGTCTCCGAGGGGCTCCAGGCGGGGCGCGACATGCTGTTTTCCCACCCTGTCCGTCCCGAACCGCTGGTCAAGCCGAAGCGCGCCGCCGATCCTTTCGAGGATGATCCGCTGGCCGGAATCACGGATGCGACGGCGGACGCATAA
- a CDS encoding EVE domain-containing protein, with protein MSRSWIAVASANHVRIGRKAGFMQVCHGKAAPLKRSAPGDRVIYYSPTETFGGTDRLQAFTAIGMIEEKEAYQVEVHPGFRPWRRDVAWWRATEAPIRPLLGRLSFTSDRAGWGYRLRFGLFEIDNDDAELIAEAMFSEPLAHVARTRTTVPMQGSLAF; from the coding sequence ATGTCGCGCAGCTGGATCGCTGTCGCATCAGCAAACCATGTCCGCATCGGACGCAAAGCCGGGTTCATGCAAGTCTGTCACGGCAAGGCCGCTCCGCTTAAGCGGAGCGCGCCAGGCGACCGCGTCATCTACTATTCGCCGACCGAAACCTTTGGCGGCACCGATCGCCTGCAGGCGTTCACGGCCATTGGCATGATCGAGGAAAAGGAGGCATATCAGGTGGAGGTTCACCCGGGCTTCCGCCCCTGGAGACGGGATGTCGCCTGGTGGCGAGCCACGGAAGCACCCATCCGGCCGCTGCTCGGTCGGCTATCTTTCACCAGCGATCGGGCTGGCTGGGGATATCGACTGCGCTTTGGTCTCTTCGAAATCGACAATGATGATGCCGAGCTCATAGCCGAAGCAATGTTCTCTGAACCGCTCGCTCATGTCGCGCGGACGCGAACAACGGTGCCCATGCAAGGTTCTTTAGCGTTTTAG